One window from the genome of Oryza glaberrima chromosome 3, OglaRS2, whole genome shotgun sequence encodes:
- the LOC127767907 gene encoding uncharacterized protein LOC127767907, with protein sequence MAQQHPCAHRDPGGVEMGVPAVYPPLPNPNGQAMDQERLGGGGPNHWVGNDANTLLVVATLITTLTYQLGTNIPGGYWQDTKDDHRAGDPIMRDLHRPRYWVFMGASWMGFASSMVMTLSLLVRMPVDSRNVRWSFAVAYSTLVLTFIVSQPRTHLSLDILVWVAVLAFLWFTISLRPERRAKIAQAICCGHNS encoded by the exons ATGGCACAGCAGCATCCGTGCGCGCACCGGGACCCGGGCGGCGTGGAGATGGGCGTCCCGGCCGTGTACCCGCCGCTGCCGAACCCGAACGGGCAGGCCATGGACCAGGAGCGGCTCGGCGGGGGAGGCCCCAACCACTGGGTGGGCAACGACGCCAACACGCTGCTGGTTGTGGCCACGCTGATCACCACGCTCACGTACCAGCTCGGCACCAACATCCCCGGCGGCTACTGGCAGGACACCAAGGACGACCACCGCGCCGGCGACCCCATCATGCGCGACCTGCACCGTCCCAG GTACTGGGTGTTCATGGGGGCGAGCTGGATGGGGTTCGCGAGCTCGATGGTGATGACGCTGAGCCTGCTGGTGCGGATGCCCGTGGACTCGCGCAACGTCCGGTGGTCGTTCGCGGTGGCGTACTCCACGCTGGTGCTCACGTTCATCGTGTCGCAGCCCAGGACGCACCTGTCGCTGGACATCCTCGTCTGGgtcgccgtcctcgccttcctctGGTTCACCATCAGCCTCCGCCCGGAGCGCCGCGCGAAAATCGCCCAGGCGATCTGCTGCGGCCACAACAGCTGA